A region of Mesorhizobium sp. AR02 DNA encodes the following proteins:
- a CDS encoding phasin family protein, producing MTQTYEDFSKYGKEFADTGLKSFASLSKGAQAIATEAGEYTKKSFEAGSAAVEKLFSAKSLDKAIEIQSDYAKQSYEAFVAEATKIGDLYAELAKEAYKPFESIVAKAK from the coding sequence ATGACCCAGACCTATGAGGACTTCAGCAAATACGGCAAGGAATTCGCCGACACCGGATTGAAGAGCTTCGCCTCGCTGTCCAAGGGCGCTCAGGCGATCGCCACCGAGGCCGGTGAGTACACCAAGAAGAGCTTTGAAGCCGGCAGCGCCGCCGTCGAGAAGCTGTTTTCGGCCAAGTCGCTGGACAAGGCGATCGAGATCCAGTCCGACTACGCCAAGCAGTCCTACGAGGCGTTCGTCGCCGAGGCCACCAAGATCGGCGACCTCTATGCCGAACTCGCCAAGGAAGCCTACAAGCCGTTCGAATCGATCGTTGCCAAGGCGAAGTAA
- a CDS encoding L-serine ammonia-lyase, which yields MFLSVFDLFKIGIGPSSSHTMGPMTAAARFLDEILNGDWPRPAGVKVDGLGASLHGSLAYTGIGHGSDRAVVLGLAGLTPQTVDPDEADGIAGRIAAEKRISPPGHPSYRFDPATDLVLDRKTPLTGHANGMAFYAYDAGGRLLLKRIYYSIGGGFVVSEEELQRMKAKGSVTTEGKKVPYPFKNAVEMLKMAGKSGLSIAEMKRVNEETQMSREELDAGLDAIWVAMKGCIDRGLSQDGIMPGGLKVRRRARQLHDKLQEQWQQNRPNPLLANDWLSIYAMAVNEENAAGGRVVTAPTNGAAGTLPAVLRYWLHFHPEADQPSIRDFLLTAAAVGGIIKTNASISGAEVGCQGEVGSASAMAAAGLCAVMGGTPEQVENAAEIALEHHLGMTCDPVGGLVQVPCIERNALGAVKAVTAASLAIKGDGVHFVPLDAAIETMRQTGLDMNEKYKETSLGGLAVNVVEC from the coding sequence GTGTTCCTTTCGGTTTTCGACCTGTTCAAGATCGGCATCGGCCCCTCGAGCTCACACACGATGGGGCCGATGACGGCGGCTGCCCGTTTCCTCGACGAAATCCTCAATGGTGACTGGCCGCGCCCGGCCGGCGTCAAGGTCGACGGGCTGGGCGCTAGCTTGCACGGTTCGCTCGCTTATACCGGAATCGGCCACGGCAGTGATCGCGCCGTCGTGCTCGGCCTTGCCGGCCTGACGCCGCAGACCGTCGACCCCGACGAGGCTGATGGGATTGCCGGCCGCATCGCTGCCGAAAAGCGCATTTCGCCTCCCGGCCATCCATCCTATCGCTTCGACCCGGCCACCGATCTGGTGCTCGACCGCAAGACGCCGCTCACGGGTCACGCCAACGGCATGGCGTTCTATGCCTACGACGCCGGCGGCCGTCTGCTGCTCAAGCGCATCTACTATTCGATCGGCGGCGGCTTCGTGGTTTCGGAAGAAGAACTGCAGCGGATGAAGGCCAAGGGGTCGGTGACGACCGAAGGCAAGAAAGTGCCGTATCCATTCAAGAACGCCGTCGAGATGCTGAAGATGGCGGGCAAGAGCGGTCTTTCCATTGCCGAGATGAAGCGCGTCAACGAGGAAACGCAGATGTCGCGCGAGGAGCTCGACGCCGGCCTCGACGCCATCTGGGTTGCGATGAAGGGCTGCATCGACCGCGGCCTATCGCAGGACGGCATCATGCCGGGCGGGCTGAAGGTGCGGCGCCGTGCCCGGCAACTCCACGACAAGCTGCAAGAGCAGTGGCAGCAGAACCGGCCGAATCCGCTGCTCGCCAATGACTGGCTGTCGATCTATGCCATGGCGGTCAACGAGGAGAATGCCGCCGGCGGCCGCGTCGTCACCGCGCCGACCAATGGCGCTGCCGGCACCCTGCCGGCGGTGCTGCGCTACTGGCTGCATTTCCATCCCGAGGCCGACCAGCCGAGCATCCGCGACTTCCTGCTGACGGCGGCTGCCGTCGGCGGTATCATCAAGACCAATGCCTCGATCTCGGGCGCCGAGGTCGGCTGCCAGGGTGAGGTCGGCTCCGCCTCGGCAATGGCCGCGGCCGGCCTGTGCGCCGTCATGGGCGGTACGCCCGAGCAGGTCGAGAATGCCGCCGAGATCGCGCTCGAACACCATCTCGGCATGACCTGCGATCCGGTCGGCGGGCTGGTCCAGGTGCCGTGCATCGAGCGCAATGCACTCGGCGCGGTCAAGGCGGTGACGGCCGCGTCTCTGGCGATCAAGGGCGACGGCGTCCACTTCGTGCCGCTCGACGCGGCGATCGAGACCATGCGCCAGACCGGTCTCGACATGAACGAGAAGTACAAGGAGACCAGCCTTGGCGGGCTCGCCGTCAATGTCGTGGAGTGCTGA
- a CDS encoding GNAT family N-acetyltransferase encodes MDQGDDGDGQTANADYSIRIAAGIGAFTCDEWNGFAGTTRGDAENGYNPLVSFAFLSALEDSGCAVRRTGWQGHHLRLETADGRLLGAVPCYLKSHSQGEYVFDHGWSDAFERAGGRYYPKLQSAVPFTPVTGPRLLVTKGEDPDAVKAGLAAGLKMVTDKLGVSSAHVTFAQESDVATLEAAGFLHRTDQQFHFFNEGFSTYDDFLATLASRKRKAMKKERREALAPGITIDWLTGKDLTEKAWDDFYAFYMDTGSRKWGRPYLNRQFFSLIGERMADDILLVMARRNGRYVAGAINFIGSDALYGRNWGCIEDHPFLHFEVCYHQAIDFAIERKLKVVEAGAQGEHKLARGYRPVIMHSAHYISHPGLRNAVADYLKRERREVERMGEYLEEHTPFRKDLEE; translated from the coding sequence ATGGATCAGGGCGACGATGGCGACGGGCAAACTGCAAATGCGGACTATTCGATCCGCATCGCCGCGGGCATCGGCGCATTCACCTGCGATGAATGGAACGGCTTTGCCGGCACCACGCGCGGCGACGCGGAAAATGGCTATAACCCACTCGTTTCATTCGCTTTTTTGAGCGCACTGGAAGATTCCGGCTGCGCCGTGCGGCGCACCGGCTGGCAGGGACATCACCTGCGGCTGGAGACCGCCGACGGCAGGCTTCTAGGCGCCGTCCCCTGCTATCTCAAATCGCACAGCCAGGGCGAATATGTGTTCGATCACGGCTGGTCGGATGCCTTCGAGCGCGCCGGCGGCCGCTATTACCCGAAACTGCAAAGTGCTGTGCCGTTCACGCCGGTCACCGGCCCTCGCCTCCTGGTCACCAAAGGCGAGGATCCGGATGCGGTGAAGGCCGGGCTTGCCGCCGGCCTCAAAATGGTGACGGACAAGCTCGGCGTATCCTCGGCGCATGTCACCTTCGCGCAGGAAAGCGACGTCGCGACGCTGGAGGCCGCTGGCTTCCTGCATCGCACCGACCAGCAATTCCACTTCTTCAACGAAGGCTTTTCGACCTATGACGACTTCCTCGCCACGCTTGCCTCGCGCAAGCGCAAGGCGATGAAGAAGGAGCGGCGCGAAGCGCTTGCCCCAGGCATCACCATCGACTGGCTGACCGGCAAGGACCTGACCGAGAAGGCCTGGGATGATTTCTACGCCTTCTACATGGACACCGGCAGCCGCAAATGGGGCCGCCCCTACCTGAACCGCCAGTTCTTCTCGCTGATCGGCGAACGCATGGCGGACGATATCCTGCTGGTGATGGCCAGGCGCAACGGACGCTACGTGGCCGGCGCCATCAATTTCATCGGCTCCGACGCGCTCTATGGCCGCAACTGGGGCTGCATCGAGGATCACCCCTTCCTGCATTTCGAGGTCTGCTATCACCAGGCCATCGACTTCGCCATCGAACGCAAGCTGAAGGTGGTCGAGGCCGGTGCGCAGGGAGAGCACAAGCTGGCGCGCGGCTACCGGCCAGTGATCATGCATTCCGCCCACTACATTTCGCACCCCGGCCTGCGCAATGCGGTGGCCGACTATCTCAAGCGCGAGCGGCGCGAGGTCGAGCGGATGGGCGAATATCTGGAAGAGCATACCCCGTTCCGCAAGGATCTCGAGGAATAG
- a CDS encoding DnaJ domain-containing protein: MLGAIIVLVALLLVLLGVASAFLRADPARLASGTRTLGPILLALVGGAVLLVGRSGIGGVILFVAIGWYAATRKNRPDVGQAPGKRSTVRTAALEMELDHNTGGLEGLVLAGRHDGKMLGAMGLAELQHLYRELSGDAESRQLLETYLDGRFPVWRKNTETNGGEGLGVAPGPGAMTKEEAYKVLGLEAGAAAADVRKAHRRLMQRLHPDIGGTSFLAARINEAKDVLLSNHN, encoded by the coding sequence ATGTTAGGCGCAATTATCGTTCTGGTCGCATTGCTGCTGGTGCTCCTGGGCGTGGCCTCGGCCTTCCTTCGGGCCGATCCAGCCCGGCTGGCAAGCGGGACGAGAACGCTGGGACCGATCCTGCTGGCGCTGGTGGGTGGCGCCGTGCTTCTGGTTGGTCGAAGCGGAATCGGCGGCGTCATCCTGTTCGTGGCAATCGGCTGGTATGCCGCCACGCGCAAGAACCGGCCTGATGTCGGGCAGGCGCCGGGAAAACGCTCAACGGTGCGGACGGCAGCGCTCGAGATGGAACTCGATCACAATACGGGCGGCCTCGAAGGGCTGGTTCTGGCCGGCCGCCATGACGGCAAGATGCTTGGCGCGATGGGCCTTGCGGAGTTGCAGCATCTCTACCGCGAACTCTCCGGCGATGCGGAGAGCCGCCAGCTGCTAGAGACGTATCTTGACGGCAGATTTCCCGTCTGGCGCAAAAACACTGAGACGAACGGTGGCGAAGGGCTGGGTGTTGCGCCAGGTCCGGGCGCCATGACTAAGGAGGAGGCCTACAAGGTCCTTGGTCTTGAAGCGGGGGCCGCCGCGGCGGATGTCCGCAAGGCGCACCGCCGCCTGATGCAGCGCCTGCACCCCGATATCGGCGGTACGTCTTTCCTGGCGGCGCGAATCAACGAAGCCAAGGACGTCTTGCTCTCCAATCACAACTAG
- a CDS encoding D-alanyl-D-alanine carboxypeptidase, with protein sequence MRQALLGIVSKSTSPLKAIMVFTLALTFVCADVASSLAARPAAIVVDAKTGKVLYSADANGRRYPASLTKMMTLYLTFEAMAKGKISRNSQVVFSAHASAEAPTKLGVKPGGSVSVETAILSIVTKSANDSATALGEMLGGDEPTFARMMTAKARALGMNGTVFRNANGLPDPGQFTTARDMATLGIALREHFPQYYGYFSQRSFLYGRQRINGHNRLLGRIKGVDGIKTGYTRASGFNLVSSVNDGNRRLVAVVMGGTSGGSRDNQMANLINTYMPRASTRGGGDLVARADSSSNPIKALAKVLLPKHDAPTPDDKPVAVASADDTAVAEDATVAQGDDEESAEAEAPKLVVPAKKVKTVIVAAPKVATAQVVAAYAEPTPPAVDPVNTASVPSGWAIQVASSPTQSEAQAFLDKTTKQAPKVLADASGFTVAFDKDGVTYYRARFGGFGSKDAAWKACTALKKKKIECYAVQQ encoded by the coding sequence GTGCGTCAGGCGTTGTTGGGCATCGTTTCCAAATCCACCTCCCCCCTCAAAGCGATCATGGTCTTCACCTTGGCGTTGACCTTCGTTTGCGCTGACGTTGCCTCGTCGCTGGCAGCGCGGCCGGCGGCCATTGTCGTGGACGCCAAGACCGGCAAGGTGCTGTACTCCGCGGATGCCAACGGCAGGCGCTATCCGGCGTCGCTGACCAAGATGATGACGCTTTATCTGACCTTCGAAGCGATGGCGAAGGGCAAGATCAGCAGGAATTCGCAGGTCGTGTTTTCGGCCCATGCCTCCGCCGAGGCGCCAACGAAACTCGGCGTGAAGCCGGGCGGTTCGGTTTCGGTCGAGACCGCGATCCTGTCGATCGTCACCAAGTCGGCCAACGACTCGGCCACCGCGCTCGGTGAAATGCTTGGCGGCGATGAACCCACTTTTGCCCGCATGATGACCGCCAAGGCGCGGGCGCTCGGCATGAACGGCACCGTCTTCCGCAACGCCAACGGCCTGCCCGACCCCGGCCAGTTCACCACGGCGCGAGACATGGCCACGCTCGGCATCGCGCTGCGGGAGCATTTTCCCCAGTACTACGGCTACTTCTCGCAGCGCTCCTTTCTCTACGGCCGCCAGCGCATCAACGGCCATAACCGTCTGCTCGGACGCATCAAGGGCGTCGACGGCATCAAGACCGGTTACACCCGCGCCTCCGGCTTCAATCTCGTCTCGTCGGTTAATGACGGCAACCGCCGGCTCGTCGCCGTTGTCATGGGCGGCACCTCGGGCGGCAGCCGCGACAACCAGATGGCGAACCTGATCAACACCTACATGCCGAGGGCCTCGACCCGCGGCGGTGGCGATCTGGTTGCCAGGGCTGACAGCAGCAGCAATCCGATCAAGGCGCTTGCCAAGGTTCTCCTGCCCAAGCACGACGCGCCGACCCCCGACGACAAGCCGGTGGCGGTGGCCAGCGCAGACGACACGGCCGTTGCCGAAGACGCGACTGTTGCGCAGGGTGATGATGAAGAGAGTGCCGAGGCCGAAGCACCCAAGCTGGTTGTCCCGGCAAAGAAGGTGAAGACCGTCATCGTCGCTGCGCCGAAGGTCGCCACCGCACAGGTCGTGGCTGCCTATGCCGAGCCGACGCCGCCGGCCGTCGATCCGGTCAACACCGCGTCGGTGCCGTCGGGCTGGGCCATCCAGGTCGCCTCGTCGCCGACGCAATCGGAAGCCCAGGCATTCCTCGACAAGACCACCAAGCAGGCGCCGAAGGTGCTGGCGGATGCTTCCGGCTTCACCGTCGCCTTCGACAAGGATGGCGTCACCTATTACCGCGCCCGCTTCGGCGGCTTTGGTTCGAAGGACGCCGCCTGGAAGGCCTGTACCGCTTTGAAGAAGAAGAAAATCGAGTGCTACGCCGTCCAGCAGTAG
- the clpA gene encoding ATP-dependent Clp protease ATP-binding subunit ClpA, with protein MPAFSQGLEKALHQALTLANERHHEYATLEHLLLALIDDTEAAAVMRACNVDLDELKHTVLTYIDTELDNLVTGYDEDSKPTAGFQRVIQRAVIHVQSSGREEVSGANVLVAIFAERESHAAYFLQEQQMTRYDAVNYISHGIAKRPGASETRSPRGADDEQGGQNGAEPQEEGGKKKQQQDALTAYCVNLNNKAKAGKIDPLIGRESEINRTIQVLCRRSKNNPLYVGDPGVGKTAIAEGLAKRIVEGDVPEVLHNATVFALDMGTLLAGTRYRGDFEERLKQVVKELEDYPGAVLFIDEIHTVIGAGATSGGAMDASNLLKPALSSGAIRCIGSTTYKEFRQFFEKDRALVRRFQKIDVNEPTIEDAIEIMKGLKPYYEEFHKVKFTNEAIKASVELSARYINDRKLPDKAIDVIDETGASQMLVPEAKRKKTIGIKEIEATIATMARIPPKTVSADDEKVLQGLDIELKRVVYGQDTAITALTSAIKLARAGLREPEKPIGSYLFSGPTGVGKTEVAKQLAASLGVELIRFDMSEYMERHTVSRLIGAPPGYVGFDQGGLLTDGVDQHPHCVLLLDEVEKAHPDLFNILLQVMDHGKLTDHNGKQIDFRNVILIMTTNAGASDAQRAAIGFGSTKREGDDVEAINRLFTPEFRNRLDAIIPFGSLPVPVIHQVVQKFVMQLEAQLSERGVTFDLSPDAIAWLADKGYDERMGARPLGRVIQEHIKKPLADEVLFGKLKKGGTVRVTVEKKETGETGLKLESLADEAPVKPKKEEPEDAPKPPKAVAKKPVAKKLVAQKPEPKGKDGGKRSLVPQLPRKG; from the coding sequence ATGCCGGCTTTCTCCCAAGGCCTGGAAAAGGCGCTTCACCAGGCGCTGACGCTCGCCAATGAGCGGCACCATGAATACGCAACCCTTGAACATTTGTTGCTCGCGTTGATCGACGACACCGAGGCGGCCGCCGTCATGCGCGCCTGCAACGTCGATCTCGATGAGCTCAAGCACACTGTTCTCACCTATATCGACACCGAGCTCGACAACCTGGTCACCGGCTACGATGAGGATTCCAAGCCGACTGCCGGCTTCCAGCGCGTCATCCAGCGCGCGGTGATCCATGTGCAGTCGTCTGGCCGTGAAGAAGTTTCGGGCGCCAACGTCCTCGTCGCCATCTTCGCCGAGCGCGAAAGCCACGCCGCCTATTTCCTGCAGGAACAGCAGATGACCCGCTACGACGCGGTCAACTACATCTCGCACGGCATTGCCAAGCGTCCCGGCGCATCGGAGACGCGCTCGCCGCGCGGCGCCGATGACGAGCAGGGCGGCCAGAACGGCGCCGAGCCGCAGGAGGAAGGCGGCAAGAAGAAGCAGCAGCAGGACGCGCTGACCGCTTACTGCGTCAACCTCAACAACAAGGCCAAGGCCGGCAAGATCGATCCGCTGATCGGCCGTGAGTCGGAGATCAACCGCACCATCCAGGTGCTGTGCCGCCGCTCCAAGAACAACCCGCTCTATGTCGGTGACCCCGGCGTCGGCAAGACGGCGATCGCCGAAGGGCTGGCCAAGCGCATCGTCGAAGGCGACGTTCCCGAAGTGCTGCACAACGCCACCGTCTTCGCGCTCGACATGGGCACGTTGCTGGCCGGCACGCGCTACCGCGGCGATTTCGAGGAACGGCTGAAGCAGGTCGTCAAGGAACTCGAGGATTATCCGGGTGCGGTGCTGTTCATCGACGAGATCCACACCGTGATTGGTGCGGGTGCCACGTCAGGCGGCGCCATGGATGCGTCGAACCTGTTGAAGCCGGCTTTGTCGTCGGGTGCGATCCGCTGCATCGGCTCGACCACCTACAAGGAATTCCGCCAGTTCTTCGAGAAGGACCGCGCTCTGGTGCGGCGCTTCCAGAAGATCGACGTCAACGAGCCGACCATCGAGGACGCCATCGAGATCATGAAGGGCCTCAAGCCCTACTATGAGGAATTCCACAAGGTGAAGTTCACCAACGAGGCGATCAAGGCTTCGGTGGAATTGTCGGCGCGCTATATCAACGACCGCAAGCTGCCGGACAAGGCGATCGACGTGATCGACGAGACCGGCGCCTCGCAGATGCTGGTGCCGGAAGCCAAGCGCAAGAAGACCATTGGTATCAAGGAGATCGAAGCAACGATCGCCACCATGGCGCGCATTCCGCCGAAGACTGTTTCGGCCGATGACGAGAAGGTGCTGCAAGGCCTCGACATCGAGCTGAAGCGCGTCGTCTATGGCCAGGACACCGCCATCACCGCGCTGACCTCGGCGATCAAGCTGGCACGTGCCGGCCTGCGCGAACCGGAAAAGCCGATTGGCTCGTATTTGTTCTCGGGTCCGACCGGCGTCGGCAAGACCGAAGTCGCCAAGCAACTCGCCGCCTCACTCGGTGTCGAGCTGATCCGCTTCGACATGTCGGAATATATGGAACGCCACACCGTTTCGCGGCTTATCGGCGCACCTCCCGGCTATGTCGGCTTCGACCAGGGCGGCCTGTTGACCGACGGTGTCGACCAGCATCCGCACTGCGTGCTGTTGCTGGACGAGGTCGAGAAGGCGCATCCGGACCTGTTCAACATCCTGTTGCAGGTGATGGATCACGGCAAGCTGACCGATCACAACGGCAAGCAGATCGACTTCCGCAATGTCATCCTGATCATGACCACCAATGCGGGCGCATCCGATGCGCAGCGCGCGGCGATCGGTTTCGGTTCGACCAAGCGCGAAGGCGACGATGTCGAGGCGATCAACCGGCTGTTCACGCCGGAATTCCGCAACCGTCTCGATGCGATCATCCCGTTCGGCTCGCTGCCGGTGCCGGTCATCCATCAGGTGGTGCAGAAGTTCGTCATGCAGCTCGAGGCGCAGCTCTCCGAGCGTGGCGTCACCTTCGACCTGTCGCCGGATGCGATCGCCTGGCTCGCCGACAAGGGCTATGACGAGCGCATGGGCGCGCGGCCGCTCGGTCGTGTGATCCAGGAGCACATCAAGAAGCCGCTGGCGGATGAGGTGCTGTTCGGCAAGCTCAAGAAGGGCGGCACGGTGCGCGTCACCGTCGAGAAGAAGGAAACCGGCGAGACCGGTCTGAAGCTCGAATCGCTGGCCGACGAGGCACCGGTGAAGCCGAAGAAGGAAGAGCCGGAAGACGCGCCGAAGCCGCCCAAGGCCGTGGCCAAGAAGCCTGTCGCAAAGAAGCTCGTGGCGCAGAAGCCGGAGCCCAAGGGCAAGGATGGCGGCAAGCGCAGCCTGGTCCCGCAACTGCCCCGCAAGGGCTGA
- a CDS encoding HIT family protein encodes MAETAYDTDNIFAKILRGEIPSHRVYEDDAVVAFMDVMPQGPGHTLVAPKAPSRNLLDANPSTFGPLFTVVQKVALAVKKALNADGVTILQFNEPASGQTVYHLHVHVIPRFEGIPLKPHTGGMEKPEVLAGNAEKIRAALGS; translated from the coding sequence ATGGCTGAAACCGCCTATGACACCGACAACATCTTCGCCAAGATCCTGCGTGGAGAAATCCCTTCGCACCGCGTTTACGAAGACGACGCCGTCGTGGCCTTCATGGATGTGATGCCGCAGGGACCGGGCCATACGCTGGTGGCGCCAAAGGCCCCGTCGCGCAATCTGCTCGACGCCAACCCGTCGACTTTCGGCCCGCTTTTCACGGTCGTCCAGAAAGTGGCGCTCGCAGTCAAGAAGGCGCTCAATGCCGACGGCGTCACCATCCTGCAGTTCAACGAGCCAGCCTCCGGGCAGACCGTCTATCACCTGCACGTCCATGTCATCCCCCGCTTCGAAGGCATCCCGCTGAAACCGCATACGGGCGGAATGGAGAAGCCCGAAGTGTTGGCCGGGAACGCCGAAAAAATACGCGCAGCGCTCGGAAGCTGA
- a CDS encoding RidA family protein has translation MSETIEKRLSDLGVTLPAAAAPAANYVPYCRSGNLLFTAGQLPLKDGKLQASGLLGRDVDTASGKDAAKYCAINILAQAKAALGDLEKIRRLVKITVFVASATDFVEQHLVANGASDFLVAALGERGKHARSAVGTASLPLNAAVEIEAIFEVE, from the coding sequence ATGAGTGAAACAATCGAAAAGCGGCTAAGTGATCTCGGCGTGACGCTTCCTGCCGCCGCCGCACCTGCCGCCAACTACGTGCCCTATTGCAGGTCAGGCAATCTGCTGTTCACCGCCGGGCAATTGCCGCTCAAGGACGGCAAGCTGCAGGCGAGCGGCCTGCTCGGCCGCGACGTCGACACAGCCAGCGGCAAGGACGCGGCAAAATACTGCGCGATCAACATTCTGGCGCAGGCCAAGGCAGCACTCGGCGACCTCGAGAAAATCCGCCGCCTGGTGAAGATCACCGTCTTCGTCGCCTCGGCTACGGACTTTGTCGAACAGCATCTGGTTGCCAACGGCGCCTCCGATTTCCTGGTCGCAGCCCTTGGCGAGCGTGGCAAGCATGCCCGCTCCGCCGTCGGCACCGCCTCCCTGCCGCTTAATGCCGCAGTTGAAATCGAAGCGATCTTCGAAGTCGAATGA
- the clpS gene encoding ATP-dependent Clp protease adapter ClpS — MQNGSGDGNEAGRGTAVITRTKTKTKKPSLYRVLILNDDYTPMEFVVHVLERFFQKDREAATRIMLHVHNHGVGECGVYTFEVAETKVSQVMDFARQNQHPLQCVMEKK, encoded by the coding sequence ATGCAAAACGGCAGCGGCGACGGCAATGAGGCCGGCCGCGGGACGGCCGTGATCACGCGCACCAAAACCAAGACCAAGAAGCCCAGCCTTTACCGGGTCCTCATCCTCAACGACGACTACACTCCGATGGAGTTCGTGGTTCACGTGCTGGAGCGTTTTTTCCAGAAGGACCGCGAAGCCGCCACACGCATCATGCTTCATGTTCACAATCATGGAGTGGGCGAGTGCGGGGTCTATACATTCGAGGTGGCCGAGACCAAAGTGTCTCAGGTCATGGATTTCGCCCGACAGAATCAGCATCCGCTGCAATGCGTGATGGAGAAGAAGTGA
- a CDS encoding glycerophosphodiester phosphodiesterase has protein sequence MTDLSWLTARPVAHRGFHDMNKTRWENTLSAFTAAAERGYAIECDVHLSSDGVPIIIHDDDLKRLTGQDGFVWQRSAAELTALKVGGTSDHLPTLQEALDLVDGRVPMVVELKGIPGRDEGLVARVGKMLKRYKGKAAIMSFDHWLIRDFPKHAPGIPAGLTAYGKDLKLIEAHFSMLAHELSFTSYAAGDLPNPFVSFVREKLKMPVITWTVHDQPAIDLTFKYADQMTFEGFEPDLVKVA, from the coding sequence ATGACCGACCTCTCCTGGCTGACTGCCCGGCCCGTTGCCCATCGCGGCTTCCACGACATGAACAAGACGCGCTGGGAAAACACGCTGTCCGCCTTCACGGCGGCGGCCGAACGGGGCTACGCCATCGAATGCGACGTGCATCTGTCGTCGGACGGCGTTCCCATCATCATCCATGATGACGACCTGAAAAGGCTGACCGGACAGGACGGCTTCGTCTGGCAGCGCAGCGCGGCCGAACTGACCGCACTCAAGGTTGGCGGCACATCGGATCACTTGCCGACGCTGCAGGAGGCTCTCGACCTCGTCGATGGCCGCGTGCCCATGGTCGTCGAACTGAAAGGGATTCCCGGCCGTGACGAAGGCCTGGTGGCGCGCGTCGGCAAGATGCTCAAGCGCTACAAGGGCAAGGCGGCGATCATGTCGTTCGATCACTGGCTGATCCGCGACTTCCCGAAACATGCGCCCGGCATTCCCGCTGGCTTGACCGCCTACGGCAAGGACCTCAAGCTGATCGAAGCGCATTTTTCCATGCTGGCGCACGAACTCTCCTTCACCTCCTACGCCGCCGGCGACCTGCCGAACCCGTTCGTCAGTTTCGTGCGTGAAAAGCTCAAAATGCCTGTCATCACCTGGACTGTGCATGACCAACCCGCGATTGACCTGACCTTCAAATATGCCGATCAGATGACATTCGAAGGGTTCGAACCCGATCTGGTCAAAGTCGCCTGA
- a CDS encoding DUF599 domain-containing protein, producing MGDSSYLSTADLGALALFLIAWLLHTLASDGRLVSRMSLTTAMNAQREAWMRTMAEREIRIVDTAIMSGLQQGTAFFASSSLIALGGCFALLGASDRVLEVLSNLPLGGAPSRPAFQIKVLGLVLILAFSFFKFGWAYRLFNYCSILIGAVPIPHGEASRNPVTKTAVWRATQMNMLAGKHFNSGLRGVFFSIGYLGWFVDPLVFVLSTLLLLAVLVRRQFFSAARRAVIGQPPGDGNG from the coding sequence ATGGGTGATTCCTCCTATCTGTCTACGGCCGATCTCGGGGCGTTGGCGCTCTTCCTGATCGCGTGGCTGCTGCACACGCTCGCTTCCGACGGCAGGCTGGTCAGCCGCATGTCGCTGACGACGGCCATGAATGCGCAGCGCGAAGCCTGGATGCGCACCATGGCCGAGCGCGAGATCCGCATCGTCGACACTGCCATCATGAGCGGGCTGCAGCAGGGCACCGCCTTCTTCGCCTCCAGTTCGCTGATCGCGCTCGGCGGCTGTTTTGCCTTGCTCGGGGCGTCCGACCGGGTGCTTGAAGTGCTAAGCAACCTGCCGCTCGGCGGCGCGCCGTCGCGCCCGGCCTTTCAGATCAAGGTGCTGGGACTGGTGCTGATCCTCGCCTTCTCCTTCTTCAAATTCGGCTGGGCCTACCGGCTGTTCAACTATTGCTCGATCCTGATCGGCGCCGTGCCGATCCCGCATGGCGAAGCCTCGCGCAATCCGGTCACGAAAACGGCTGTATGGCGTGCGACGCAAATGAACATGCTGGCCGGCAAGCATTTCAACTCCGGCCTGCGCGGCGTGTTCTTCTCGATCGGCTATCTCGGCTGGTTCGTCGATCCCCTGGTGTTCGTGCTGTCGACGCTGCTGCTGCTGGCCGTGCTGGTTCGACGCCAGTTCTTCTCGGCGGCGCGGCGCGCCGTCATCGGTCAGCCGCCAGGCGACGGAAACGGCTGA
- a CDS encoding DUF1489 family protein codes for MALNLLKLCVGCDSVEDLEEWIEFRLDERRRAGEPAEHWHTTRMVPTRGAEITDGGSLYWVIKGNVQCRQLITEIRPFTDDEGIGRCHLMLDPQVVRTDWQPRRAFQGWRYLKPSDAPVDLGKGKAGLVEMPPKLRRELADLGLL; via the coding sequence ATGGCTCTCAATCTCCTAAAACTGTGCGTCGGCTGCGACAGCGTCGAGGATCTCGAGGAATGGATCGAGTTCCGTCTCGACGAACGGCGCCGCGCCGGTGAACCGGCCGAACACTGGCACACCACCCGCATGGTGCCGACGCGCGGCGCCGAGATCACCGATGGCGGTTCGCTCTACTGGGTGATCAAGGGCAACGTGCAATGCCGGCAGTTGATCACCGAAATCCGGCCCTTCACCGACGACGAGGGCATCGGCCGCTGCCATCTGATGCTCGATCCGCAAGTCGTGCGCACCGACTGGCAGCCGCGCCGGGCCTTTCAGGGCTGGCGCTACCTGAAACCGTCGGACGCGCCGGTCGATCTCGGCAAGGGCAAGGCGGGACTGGTCGAGATGCCGCCCAAACTCAGGCGCGAGCTTGCCGATCTCGGCTTGCTGTAG